Proteins co-encoded in one Xiphophorus couchianus chromosome 3, X_couchianus-1.0, whole genome shotgun sequence genomic window:
- the serinc2l gene encoding serine incorporator 2, with the protein MGACMALCSLASCASCLCGSAPCLVCGCCPSSNNSTVTRLVFSFFLLLGTMVSVIMILPGMETQLRKIPGFCQGGTTILGIENQVKCDVIVGYKSVYRMCFAMACFFFLFSAIMIRVRNSRDPRAVIQNGFWFFKFLILVGITVGAFFIPDGAFNSVWFYFGLVGSFIFILIQLILLIDFAHSWNKIWVGNAEETQNKCWFAGLLSFTVLQYVLAFSAVVLFYIYYTQPDDCTEHKVFISLNLIFCLIISVVSILPKIQEAQPHSGLLQASLISLYTMYVTWSAMTNNPNLRCNPSLLSLVLHANTTQPSASPDSGHVQWWDAQGIVGLIIFLFCTLYASIRSSSNAQVNKLMQTEEGTGYGGEGVVGEDGVRRAVDNEEENVTYSYSFFHFHLCLASLYIMMTLTNWYQPDTTTQAMQSTMPAVWVKMCSSWLGLGLYLWTLIAPLIFPERDFS; encoded by the exons ATGGGGGCCTGTATGGCTTTGTGCTCCTTGGCCAGCTGT GCCTCATGTCTGTGTGGCTCAGCACCATGCCTTGTGTGTGGCTGCTGTCCTTCCTCCAATAACTCCACAGTGACACGGctggttttctctttctttctgcttctggGAACTATGGTCTCTGTCATCATGATCCTACCTGGAATGGAAACACAACTCCGCAAA ATCCCAGGATTTTGCCAGGGAGGAACGACCATACTTGGTATCGAAAACCAGGTCAAGTGTGACGTTATTGTGGGGTACAAGTCTGTGTATCGCATGTGCTTTGCCATGGCCTGcttcttctttctgttctcGGCCATAATGATTCGCGTCCGGAACAGCAGAGACCCAAGAGCGGTGATTCAAAATGG ATTCTGGTTCTTCAAATTTCTGATACTAGTTGGGATCACAGTGGGAGCGTTTTTTATCCCGGATGGAGCATTTAATTCTG TGTGGTTTTACTTTGGATTAGTAGGATCCTTCATCTTCATTTTGATTCAGCTCATTCTCCTGATTGACTTCGCTCACTCGTGGAATAAGATCTGGGTTGGAAATGCTGAGGAAACCCAGAACAAATGCTGGTTTGCAG gtCTGTTGTCCTTCACCGTCCTCCAATATGTGCTGGCTTTCTCTGCTGTGGTGCTTTTCTACATTTACTACACGCAGCCAGACGACTGCACTGAGCACAAAGTCTTTATCAGCCTCAACCTCATCTTCTGCCTCATCATTTCTGTTGTGTCCATCTTACCAAAAATACAG GAAGCTCAGCCACACTCTGGTCTCCTCCAGGCGTCCCTCATTTCTCTTTACACCATGTATGTCACTTGGTCAGCCATGACCAACAATCCAA ATCTGAGATGTAACCCGAGCTTGTTGAGTCTCGTCTTGCACGCCAACACCACCCAACCATCTGCCAGCCCAGACTCAGGACACGTGCAGTGGTGGGATGCTCAGGGCATCGTTGGTTTGatcatcttcctcttctgtACTCTCTACGCCAG TATCCGCTCATCCAGCAACGCTCAGGTGAACAAGCTGATGCAGACAGAGGAGGGCACAGGGTACGGCGGCGAGGGAGTCGTGGGGGAGGACGGCGTGCGCAGGGCTGTCGACAATGAGGAGGAGAATGTCACTTACAGCTACTCCTTTTTCCACTTCCACCTCTGCCTGGCCTCGCTCTACATCATGATGACGCTGACCAACTGGTACCA ACCAGACACCACCACACAAGCCATGCAGAGCACGATGCCAGCTGTGTGGGTGAAGATGTGCTCTAGCTGGCTGGGCCTCGGGCTCTACCTCTGGACCCTCATCGCCCCTCTTATCTTCCCTGAAAGGGATTTCAGCTAA